The Brassica oleracea var. oleracea cultivar TO1000 chromosome C6, BOL, whole genome shotgun sequence genomic interval GCTTCAGACGGGTGATGCTCCTTTGTTTTTCTGGCTGGCGATGAGTCACTGAGCTCGCAAACTTCTGGGACAGACGTTTGCGCCTGCAATATAAGCGGGGCAAGGATTAGAATGGGGGCATCGATTTGGAAGGTTAAGAGAGCTATTGTTAGAAACAGTACATTGAGTTCGTCCACAACCCTGCGTACTGTCTTGTCTGGTGATGAATCACTATCTTCTCCCACTCCGTGTTCGTTGGTTGGATCCTAGAACAATTAAAGGAGTGAGTGAGTTTAGAAAGAATGGTGGTTATAAGAAGAGGATCAATAAAGTATCAGTGAATGAGGAAGTGTCCTTTACTTGGGAGATCAAACGGCTGGTAGACCCTTTAAGAGTAGCAGTTGCAGCGAAAGCATTTGGCGTGGAGTAGTGGGTAGAGAAGCCAGCGGGCTTGTTTGGGGAGCTGGTTGATGTGGTGGTCAAACCAGGTGGTGGGGTAAATAGTGGATTAGGGAATATGGTGGGTGGGGTTGTGGCAGCAGGTGTGGGGTTAAATAGTGAAATTGGGAGTACAGAAGGGTTGAGGAGTCGTAGACAGGTGGGGCGGTATCAGGTTCAGGTAGTGTAAGACCGTGAGAAGGCGATGATTGGGATGATGGTTTGTTAAGAGGGGTAGCATCAAACTGTGGCAAAGTCCCTATTGGGGCGTATTGTTGTGAAAGGCTTCCTTGAGGGGAGAGAGCAGGAGCAGGTGGGAGCGGGTGTTTTGGAGAGGTGGCGGCAGTGAAAAGGGGAGATAGTTCGGTAGATGTGTTCATGGTTGGAGAATGTTGGGCGAGGGAAAATGCGGGCAGAGGAGAGTTATGGTCAGGTGCGGATATGTATGATGTTGTGGTGGTAGGATGAATGTGGATGGGCGGTGCGTGGTCAAGGGGGTCAACGACTAGGGCCTCACAGGGGTGAGGGTCGTGGTTCGAAGAGTTGTGGTCAGCATAACAGCTAGTAGGTGATGGGTGGTTATGTGTTTGATGGTTAGGAGATTGGTGGTCAAATGAGTTGTGGTCAGTAGCTAGGAGTGGGGTGGAGCGTTGGTTATGAGAGTGGTTAAGGGGAGAGTGTGGGCCAGGATATTGATGTGGAGAGTATGTGTGGTCAGCAGAAGGGTGGTCCGCTGATAGGTGGTCAGTAAAAACGGGGTTGTTGAAATCAATGCGTCTAGAAGCACAATGTTGGGCACGGTATTGACTCAGAATAGGAGATCCAGAACCCAAAATGCCATCAGAGAGCTGGGAAACAATTAAACCTCAAAGTTTGAGAAGCAAAATTATGTAATGGATATGTATGTTATTATACAAGTCAAATGGGTTACCTGCTTGGTCTTACGCCTCTTAGAGTTGGGAGAATCATGATGATCGTCACCGGGGAGATCATTATTCTGTGGTGCCTGAGGTGCGCTCCTGCGATGATGTGTGACAACAAACAGTGGTAATAAAGAAGTGGCTCTGTTCCTTTTACGTTTCCGGTGTAGCTTTTGTTTAAGACACTCGTTGGATGCTCCCAACTTGGCAACTGTGGCTTCCAATCCGGTGATTCTGGGTACCATCACGGCGGCATTGGCTTCCAAAGTATAGATTCTAGCTTCTAACAACTCGTTGGAGGGGCGCGGGGTTGGTGTGGAGGACGCTTGCAAGCGTGTGCTACGCCTTTGATCTGTAGGTACTGAAATTTCTTTCCCTGCTTTGTGAGGTTTGAGCGTAGACTCCTTCCTTTTCCTCGGAACAGTGTGTTTCTTGTGGACGGGTTTTTCCGGTATTGGAGTAAACGTAAAAACAGGCTCCGTGCAATCTCCTCCGGGCCACATAGCTTTAGTAAAGCAGTGGTTGTTGGCTCTCAACTGCTCCATGTATGTCACCTTATCATCTGTCTTATCGTTTGGCCATACCCCCCACCCATGATGCGGTCCCCTGATGACCGGTATGAGTGGTGTCACCCGCAGCTGCATGGGACAGAACACACAAAGTTAGTGTGGTCAGTCAGCAGAAAAAGGAAAACAATGGACGCTAGAGGAGCTATATACTTACAGAGGGGTTAACTTCGACTTGTAGAACTGCGTCTAGTTCAATGGACGGATGGTTAGGTAGATTAGACTCGGTAAGGTCCATTATTGTCTGGTCGTTTAAGGGAGCAGGGATCTTAGAGAGCAACATGGGTATGGCTCTGAAAGCGAGTAACTGCAGAGCTAGCGGGAACCCGAGCTAGCGGGAACCCGGTGAGACGGAATGTTTCTTGTTTGAGCTTCAAAACAAGCATATCAACTGGGTGTCTGGTCGTTTAAGGGAGAAAGGATCTTAGAGAGCAACATGGGTATGGCTCTGAAAGCGAGTAACTGCAAAGCTAGAGGGAACCCGGTGAGACGGAATGTTTCTTGTTTGAGCTTCAGAACAAGCATATCAACTGGGCTGTCTACGGTTTTGCCTTTCTCGAACTTAGGCGGTTTCATGCAGCGCACAGTGTGTAGGAACGATTCATGCCCCCAAGGAAATTCGAGGAAAGCATCAACATCGTCTAGCATCTGAACGTACCTCAGCGTAGGGCGGGGAATCTGTTGGGAGGAGATCAAGACTCCATCGAGTATGATGATGAGAGCAAGCCGAATTCTCCTCCACTCATCCATTTGGTGGTCGTGCTCAAGCTCGTCAGCTAAGTCTGCAATGGTGATATTGTCGTACTTGCCTACTATCTTCTGCCACAACGGATCTTTGTGTGCGCCCTTCTGCTTGTTTGCATCCTTTAGGTTGTGGTCAGGTGCTTCGTAGCCGTCGGGGAATGAGCCACAATTAAGGCCGGTAATGGTCCCAAACTCTTCGAGGCTGAATCTAAGAGGGTCTTTACCAAACACAAACCATAGCGTGTGTTCTTGATTGCAGCGCAACTGGCGGGAGAGAAGGCTATGTATCAGCTTACAGGAAATTGGGTACTGACGAGTTGGAGATCAAAAAGCTTTCCGAAGGAAGATTTCCTAATCTTTGCAAACGCTTCAGAACCGCGAAGAACGTGGCGAACGAAAGCTAGAATGTTCGGCCTAGAGTAGATAATCAAACGATTACGGGGGAATCTATCAGTGGCGAAAATCCTCTCGGGGAGACGGGTATCACACGCGTTATCTGCAAATTATAAGGAAAAATTCAAAATTTTAGGTTTTGCTCCAAACCAACGGAATCAATTAGATTATATTTAGGAATAGAGAATAAGGAAAATAAAGTGAGAATCGGGATCTAACCTTCCATTAGGAGTTTGCCGGTGAACCGGGAAGCGAGTATCAAGAACCGGTGAGGTTTGTCGGTGAAACATATAAGCGAAATCGGCGCGACGAACAAGAAAATCAAAGGGCGTAAGGTCTGATGAGGTTTGATTTGGACCGCAAAGCTCAAGAACTTCCGGGACGAGAAACGAAAAGCGAGCCAAGATTAGGGTTCATCGGAGTCACCGGATTAGGGGTAATCGGAGTCACCGGGTTCGGAGAAGATAATCAGTAAGCGATTTCGGTGAAGATACTCAGAAAGTAACAAAGCCAAGATTAGGGTTCATCGGAGTCAACGGGTTCAACGGGTTCATCGGGTGAAAAGGATTAGGGTTCTTGGAGATTGAGATTGATTTACAAGAACCGTAAAAATGTGAAAAGATAAGGTAAACGGATGGTTGGTGAAAAGTAAAAGATAAGAAGTAAAAAATAAGGAATTGGTTTTGTTTTGGTTAACTAGATTAGTTTAATTGGGTGAGGGTTATATTAGTAACCATAGCATAGAAAAAGTGTGAGAAAGTGTGTTGTATCACAATGTGTCTTTGAGTGAAATTAATAAGACAAAATGTGTCTTTGAGGATAAAAATTTTATAGATTTTTTTAGTAGAAATCTGTGTTTCGAACGCGGATTCCAAACACAGATTTCTACAAAAAAAAAAAAAATTCTTTCTCAAAACAGTATATCTCTTTCATTTGGAATCTGATACACATGTATGCCATTCATTAAGCTAATAACTTATACATCATGAGTACGTATTAAAACCTACATTCTGAAAATTTTGTTTCATTTGAGGAGTAAATGTAGATGTTACTTTGAAATGGACTACACATTAGTGTTCGCAGTTTGTTTATAGTGTTCAGATTCTTCACATAAATTATGTAATTTACTCAAAAGAGAGATAGATTTTCCGAACATTCTCAAATAAAGACAAATTCGAAAGTGCCTATGGAGGAATTAAAATTCGTCAATGATTAATATATAGCCTATGAGTATCAGTAATAATGACTTTCTATTTCTTAATTATTATTGTTTCTCTAAGATCAGCTGGTAATAATTTGTTGGTGGATATGATATCTTTCAGGGTGCAAATATATTTTTTGGGGGGTAAAAGGGTGCAAATATATTTCTTTGATGTTATGAGAAAAAATAATATAAAAGTATTTTGAGCGAATGGTATTTATTCAGAGTGTTTTTTTTTTGGGGTGCAAATGTTAAGATAAACTTATTCACAGTGATTCATAACTCATAAGCACAACAATTGTTACAGTTAGTGAAATTGTTTGTTTGGTTAAAGGTAAAATAGAATTTAAACATATGACTCGAATTCTTAAAGGTTAACCATCAAAAACAGAGAGAAATTATACATAGAATAAAATGATATATTGGTGAATTATCTATCATTAGTTTTTTCACATTTTAAGAGCTGTGAATAATTTTAATTATCAAACAACAAAAACAGAATAATTACGAAGTTTGATTGCATGCAATATACCCGTATGTATATCTATATATATATATATATATATATATGAGAACTGTTAATATAAATGATCATGTTCTTCGGTTCCATGTATATCATTGTAATTAAGTTTTCACGATTTTATCTTCCATTCAGAATATATTTGGGTAACATCAGATTCAAGTGAATTGTCACCAAATAAGTTCTACGATTTATTTTCAAATATCTAGGTTCTGAAAATTTTGAACTTCTTGCT includes:
- the LOC106298115 gene encoding uncharacterized protein LOC106298115 → MEDNACDTRLPERIFATDRFPRNRLIIYSRPNILAFVRHVLRGSEAFAKIRKSSFGKLFDLQLLRCNQEHTLWFVFGKDPLRFSLEEFGTITGLNCGSFPDGYEAPDHNLKDANKQKGAHKDPLWQKIVGKYDNITIADLADELEHDHQMDEWRRIRLALIIILDGVLISSQQIPRPTLRYVQMLDDVDAFLEFPWGHESFLHTVRCMKPPKFEKGKTVDSPVDMLVLKLKQETFRLTGFPLALQLLAFRAIPMLLSKILSPLNDQTPS